A region from the Pelagovum pacificum genome encodes:
- a CDS encoding SufB/SufD family protein: MPRAKLKEQKRDATEARLAGMTLPDSAGWLRDARNAALARVTDMGLPHPRDEYWKFTNPRTLTDSEVPAAAVLEDDEAEIFDGIESLKIVFVDGVFDADASDDLSLEGIEIDRLANAAGTDIHWAKDLYGVLEAKSHGRTDRPLAALNTAFATDGVVIRVTGKPSKPVRLVYLHKSETSDAFLHHCVKVEKGAELSILESGPGAARFSSGMEIDIADEGAFHLVRSQGRDHERRAVTGTFARLGRESTFKTFTMTVNGVLTRNEAVVEINGDDATAHIAGTCLGDGKDFHHDDTVFITHDAVNCESRQVFKKVLRNGATGVFQGKILVQPGAQKTDGYQISQSLLLDENATFLAKPELEIYADDVACSHGSTSGAIDREAMFYLRSRGVGERQATNLLTIAFVAEALAEIENPVFAEALQERLEGWLSRRYG, from the coding sequence ATGCCACGCGCCAAACTGAAGGAGCAGAAGCGCGACGCGACAGAGGCGCGGCTGGCGGGAATGACCCTGCCGGACAGCGCCGGCTGGCTGCGTGACGCGCGCAACGCCGCGCTGGCCCGGGTTACCGACATGGGCCTGCCGCATCCGCGCGACGAATACTGGAAATTCACCAACCCGCGCACGCTGACCGACAGCGAAGTGCCCGCCGCCGCCGTCCTCGAGGACGACGAGGCGGAGATCTTCGACGGTATCGAGAGCCTCAAGATCGTCTTCGTCGATGGTGTCTTCGATGCAGACGCCTCCGACGATCTGTCGCTCGAGGGGATCGAGATCGACCGGCTCGCCAACGCGGCCGGAACCGACATCCACTGGGCGAAGGACCTTTACGGTGTGCTCGAGGCGAAAAGCCATGGCCGGACGGACCGTCCGCTCGCGGCGCTGAACACGGCCTTCGCCACCGACGGTGTCGTGATCCGCGTCACCGGCAAGCCGAGCAAGCCGGTGCGTCTGGTTTACCTCCATAAATCAGAAACTTCCGATGCGTTCCTCCACCACTGCGTGAAGGTCGAGAAGGGGGCGGAGCTCAGCATCCTCGAAAGCGGACCGGGCGCCGCGCGCTTCTCCTCCGGGATGGAAATCGACATCGCCGACGAAGGGGCCTTTCACCTCGTCCGGTCGCAGGGACGCGATCATGAACGTCGCGCGGTGACCGGCACGTTCGCGCGTCTTGGCCGCGAGTCGACGTTCAAGACCTTCACCATGACGGTCAATGGCGTGCTGACCCGCAACGAGGCGGTCGTCGAGATCAACGGCGACGATGCAACGGCGCATATCGCGGGCACATGCCTTGGCGATGGCAAGGACTTCCATCACGACGACACTGTCTTCATCACCCACGACGCGGTGAATTGCGAAAGCCGGCAGGTCTTCAAGAAGGTTCTGCGCAACGGCGCGACGGGCGTCTTCCAGGGCAAGATCCTCGTCCAGCCCGGTGCCCAGAAGACCGACGGCTATCAGATCAGCCAGTCGCTCCTGCTGGATGAGAACGCGACGTTCCTGGCCAAGCCGGAGCTCGAGATCTACGCCGACGACGTGGCCTGTTCGCACGGCTCCACCTCCGGCGCGATCGACCGCGAGGCGATGTTCTACCTGCGCTCGCGCGGTGTCGGGGAACGGCAGGCGACCAACCTGCTGACGATCGCCTTCGTCGCCGAAGCGCTGGCGGAGATCGAGAACCCCGTCTTCGCCGAAGCCCTGCAAGAGCGGCTCGAAGGCTGGCTCTCGCGTCGCTACGGCTGA
- a CDS encoding YIP1 family protein — translation MPVTTDIVASWRRPRTVMRRFLDQGQREDRALIFLMTACFLLFIAQLPRLSRIVAGFEELPGGETPEFTALVAYAFFGSMFVLPLVFYGLAGLSHLVARPLGGQGSWFGARLALFWALLASTPAALLYGLVRGFIGVGIQAALVGFIWTIAFVVIWLFCLTEAEAAR, via the coding sequence ATGCCCGTCACCACGGACATCGTGGCCTCCTGGCGCAGGCCGAGGACCGTCATGCGGCGGTTTCTCGACCAGGGCCAGCGGGAGGACCGGGCGCTCATCTTCCTGATGACCGCCTGTTTCCTGCTGTTCATCGCCCAGTTGCCGCGCCTCAGCCGCATCGTCGCCGGGTTCGAGGAACTGCCGGGCGGCGAAACGCCGGAGTTCACGGCGCTCGTCGCCTACGCATTCTTCGGCTCGATGTTCGTGTTGCCGCTCGTGTTCTACGGGCTTGCCGGGCTCAGCCACCTTGTCGCCCGACCGCTGGGCGGGCAGGGGAGCTGGTTCGGCGCCCGTCTCGCCCTGTTCTGGGCGCTGCTGGCGAGCACGCCGGCCGCATTGCTCTACGGGCTGGTGCGGGGCTTCATCGGTGTCGGCATCCAGGCGGCCCTCGTGGGCTTCATCTGGACCATCGCCTTCGTCGTGATCTGGCTGTTCTGCCTGACCGAAGCGGAAGCCGCCCGCTGA
- a CDS encoding YIP1 family protein has protein sequence MLRLMVATVQDPPQVARGMFGLGLPRSVLWPALALVVILSVLLVALASIVLPPVPRTESTIMLTPMSYTLILAGLLTISVFALNGAAQMLGGHGRFEDSLLTVIWVTAIQVVAQAIQIVLTLAAPFLSVVFLTATLVVSLWVLVHFINEAHKFNSLGRAFMTIVVSVIGVIVGSTMLLSLISAIAGRGVF, from the coding sequence ATGCTTCGCCTCATGGTGGCGACCGTGCAGGACCCGCCGCAAGTGGCGCGCGGCATGTTCGGCTTGGGCCTGCCGCGCTCCGTTTTGTGGCCGGCGCTGGCGCTGGTGGTGATCCTGTCGGTTCTGCTGGTCGCCCTCGCCAGCATCGTTCTGCCACCGGTGCCGCGGACCGAGTCGACGATCATGCTGACGCCGATGTCCTACACGCTGATCCTCGCCGGATTGCTGACCATCTCGGTCTTCGCGCTGAACGGGGCGGCACAGATGCTCGGCGGGCACGGCCGGTTCGAGGATTCACTGCTAACCGTCATCTGGGTCACCGCCATTCAGGTCGTCGCCCAGGCGATCCAGATCGTGCTGACCCTCGCCGCACCGTTCCTGTCGGTCGTGTTCCTCACAGCGACGCTTGTCGTGTCGCTTTGGGTGCTCGTCCATTTCATCAACGAAGCGCACAAGTTTAATTCGCTCGGCCGCGCCTTCATGACGATCGTCGTGTCGGTGATCGGCGTGATTGTCGGCTCGACGATGTTGCTGAGCCTCATCTCCGCCATCGCCGGCAGAGGAGTATTCTGA
- a CDS encoding cysteine desulfurase yields the protein MYDVAAIRADFPILSREVNGKPLTYLDNGASAQKPQVVIDAITRAYSQEYANVHRGLHFLSNLATEKYEAVRGTVARFLNAPSEDEIVLNSGTTEGINLVAYGWAMPRMEAGDEIILSVMEHHANIVPWHFLRERQGVKLVWVDTAPDGSLDPQAVLDAITPRTKLIAVTQLSNVLGTRVDVKAIAAGAHAQGVPVLVDGSQGAVHAPVDLTDLDVDFYAITGHKLYGPSGSGAIWIKKERMAEMRPFLGGGDMIRDVSKDEVTYADPPMKFEAGTPGIVQTIGLGVALEYLMTIGMDRIAAHEATLATYAQERFAGLNWLKLQGNAPGKAAIFSFTLDGAAHAHDISTVLDKRGVAVRAGHHCAGPLMDHLGVTATCRASFGMYNTTEEVDTLVSALELCHDLFA from the coding sequence ATGTATGATGTCGCTGCCATCCGCGCCGACTTCCCCATCCTGTCGCGGGAGGTGAACGGCAAGCCGTTGACCTACCTCGACAACGGGGCCTCCGCCCAGAAGCCGCAGGTCGTGATCGACGCGATCACCCGGGCCTATTCGCAGGAGTATGCCAACGTCCATCGCGGCCTGCACTTCCTGTCCAACCTCGCCACCGAGAAGTACGAGGCGGTCCGTGGCACTGTCGCCCGGTTCCTGAACGCACCGTCCGAGGACGAGATCGTGCTGAATTCCGGCACGACGGAGGGCATCAACCTCGTCGCCTACGGCTGGGCCATGCCGCGCATGGAAGCCGGGGATGAGATCATCCTGTCGGTGATGGAGCATCACGCCAACATCGTGCCCTGGCATTTCCTGCGCGAACGGCAAGGGGTGAAGCTGGTGTGGGTCGACACGGCACCCGACGGCTCGCTCGATCCGCAGGCGGTGCTCGACGCGATCACGCCGCGCACGAAGCTGATTGCCGTGACGCAATTGTCGAACGTGCTCGGCACGCGTGTCGATGTGAAGGCGATCGCCGCCGGCGCCCATGCGCAGGGCGTTCCCGTTCTCGTCGACGGCAGTCAGGGCGCGGTTCATGCGCCCGTCGACCTCACCGACCTCGACGTCGATTTCTACGCGATCACCGGTCACAAGCTCTACGGTCCGTCCGGGTCCGGCGCGATCTGGATCAAGAAGGAGCGGATGGCCGAGATGCGCCCGTTCCTCGGTGGCGGCGACATGATCCGCGACGTCAGCAAGGACGAGGTGACCTACGCCGACCCACCGATGAAGTTCGAGGCCGGGACACCCGGCATCGTCCAGACCATCGGCCTTGGCGTCGCGCTCGAATACCTGATGACGATCGGCATGGACCGGATCGCTGCCCACGAGGCGACCTTGGCAACCTATGCACAGGAGCGGTTCGCCGGGCTGAACTGGCTTAAGCTGCAGGGCAATGCGCCGGGCAAGGCGGCGATTTTCTCCTTCACGCTGGACGGCGCGGCGCACGCGCACGACATCTCGACAGTGCTCGACAAGCGCGGCGTCGCGGTGCGCGCCGGCCACCATTGCGCGGGTCCGCTTATGGATCACCTCGGCGTGACGGCCACCTGCCGGGCGAGCTTCGGCATGTACAACACCACCGAGGAGGTCGACACGCTGGTCTCTGCTCTGGAGCTCTGCCACGACCTGTTCGCCTGA
- a CDS encoding response regulator transcription factor: MTIRVMIVDDHEIFRQGVRSVLEDEEDITVVSEAGNARDARDLARSSAPDVITVDIRLGATDGIELVRKLKSVDNPPACVILSTYEDREYLVGALAAQADAYLLKSNSYETLADAIRTVHRNGRTLSEELISTMMEEYSRFADQQVRQDSGLNPKDVEMLRILAEGGRTSDIADQLHMTEVTVKRRIQDVCMKLHANNRVQAVAEAIRRGLI; this comes from the coding sequence ATGACAATCCGGGTGATGATCGTCGACGATCATGAGATCTTCCGGCAAGGCGTCCGAAGTGTTCTCGAGGACGAAGAAGACATCACTGTGGTGTCCGAAGCCGGAAACGCCAGGGACGCAAGAGACTTGGCCCGCTCGAGCGCGCCTGATGTGATTACCGTCGACATCCGGCTCGGCGCGACCGACGGCATCGAACTGGTCCGCAAGCTCAAGTCCGTCGATAACCCGCCCGCCTGCGTGATCCTGTCGACCTACGAAGATCGGGAGTACCTCGTGGGCGCACTCGCGGCGCAAGCGGACGCCTACCTGCTGAAGTCCAATTCCTACGAGACGCTGGCCGACGCGATCCGGACTGTCCATCGCAACGGTCGGACTCTGTCGGAGGAGCTGATCTCGACTATGATGGAAGAATACAGCCGTTTCGCGGATCAGCAGGTCAGGCAGGACAGCGGACTGAACCCGAAGGACGTCGAAATGCTTCGCATCCTCGCCGAGGGAGGCCGGACGTCGGACATCGCCGACCAGCTCCACATGACGGAAGTGACGGTCAAGCGCAGGATTCAGGACGTATGCATGAAGCTTCACGCGAATAACCGCGTTCAAGCTGTCGCTGAAGCAATACGACGAGGGCTGATCTGA